In a single window of the Schistocerca americana isolate TAMUIC-IGC-003095 chromosome X, iqSchAmer2.1, whole genome shotgun sequence genome:
- the LOC124556138 gene encoding vegetative cell wall protein gp1-like — protein sequence MHFPTDLVRGGFQPRLPTSLPPPGQQQQPSPLPRRQPVPLMPPAQLHPGAAQVVAPAPAVPLQSPPPSELMDVDPSAGPPSQAVAVQPVLQPLSLGTPKESDTAAPCPASTQQPSTQRQETLPLFVGPDAPSRPVPEAAPVVTGYTNTTKI from the coding sequence atttggtccgcggcgggttccagccgcgccttccgacttcgctgccgcccccagggcagcagcagcagccgtcgccgctaccacgccgacagcccgtcccgttgatgcctcccgcgcagcttcatccgggagcggcccaggtggtcgctccggcgcctgcggtcccccttcagtcgccaccgccttcggagctgatggacgtcgacccctcagccgggccgccttcccaagcggtggctgtgcagcctgtcctgcagccgctttccttgggcacccccaaggagtctgacaccgcagcgccttgtccggcgtccactcagcagccgtcgacgcagcgtcaggagacgctgcctctcttcgtgggtcccgacgccccgtcgcgtccagtaccagaagctgcgcccgtggtcacag